In Moorena sp. SIOASIH, the following proteins share a genomic window:
- a CDS encoding peptide cleavage/export ABC transporter, with the protein MKNIIRDSAEPGKPPSSINPDPASNLSVVLQSLTLDSVDPKLNYEFSQSFDLEQFQLGDKILAYTRPELSQDSVQIEQDHQYLYLVCQGRIRLLGFDAEKQREVSIQVLEEGETFGAYDLLGSLSYPYRAIAASSGQVARISLNQLLPWLERLPKWSEILGKQAQHRQCLIFFKTLTKLRTLNGVTLNQLLPYIVETRIEAGESLVSCSQAGHCWLRSGQMGTPEGTEENSSAPFPSIGESWGYPMSVPTNWIAQTDVLLYQLPQEHWQAACAIAPVLDNSTESPDQENRQTAKNGDGKSPSHQRLVNKTHTPSPHPNQTRARPTRRVLEPPKQQTPKEPSQSESFDFPKPAKQGWRFLRFWQRYPFIEQQSSSDCGAACLAMIGQYWGKRFALNSLRELAGVGRSGSSLKGLAKAAESLGFQASPVRASLGRLADRSNPWIAHWQGDHYIVVYQVKGNKVLVADPAVGKRSLPRKDFLQGWTGYAMLLDPTPQLAVIPSDKRSLGPFWGLLWPHRSVLLQIILATLILQVFGLITPLFTQIILDRVIINRSLVTLNVFSIGLIIFGLWTIGVSLTRRYLLDYFSNRLSLTFISGFINHTLTLPLKFFESRQVGDILTRIQETGKIQGFITQQAIATWLDVVMVFVYIGLMLYYNWRLTLLVLATILPIAILTVIASPFLRQVSREIFKEAAQQNSMLVEMMSGVATVKTAASEQEVRWRWEDRLTNQLNVQFKGRNLANGLGSISSLINTLSSTALLWFGASLVISEQLTIGQYVAFNMLIGRVTGPILALVNLWDEFQEILVSVERLNDVLSAKPEENPQEPMLVLPEIKGDVILEDVTFRYSEDEDRNILQNISLDIRAGETIALVGRSGSGKSTLVKLLQGLYHPTNGRILIDGHDIRHISPQSLRSQMGVVPQECFLFSGTIVENITLYRPDFSLDQAVEVAKLAEAHAFIQGMTLGYNTKVGERGSTLSGGQRQRIAIARALLGNPKILILDEATSSLDTESERRFQQNLARISRDRTTFIIAHRLSTVRNADCILVLDRGVLVEKGNHEELMDRQGLYYHLAQQQLDL; encoded by the coding sequence ATGAAGAATATAATCAGGGATTCGGCAGAGCCTGGGAAACCACCGTCTTCTATCAACCCAGACCCTGCTAGCAATTTATCAGTGGTGCTTCAAAGCTTGACCCTAGACTCAGTCGATCCAAAGCTCAACTATGAATTTAGTCAATCATTTGACCTTGAGCAATTCCAGTTAGGGGATAAAATCCTTGCCTATACTAGACCAGAGCTATCCCAAGATTCTGTTCAGATTGAACAAGACCACCAATATCTTTACCTAGTTTGTCAGGGGCGGATACGACTACTAGGCTTTGATGCTGAAAAACAGCGGGAGGTTTCCATACAGGTACTCGAAGAAGGGGAAACCTTTGGTGCCTATGATCTCTTAGGTAGTCTATCCTATCCTTACAGAGCGATCGCAGCGAGTTCAGGACAAGTTGCTCGTATTTCGCTAAATCAACTCTTGCCTTGGTTGGAACGGTTGCCAAAGTGGTCGGAAATCCTGGGGAAACAAGCCCAGCACCGGCAATGCCTAATTTTCTTCAAGACTTTGACCAAATTGCGTACGCTTAACGGTGTTACCCTAAATCAACTGTTGCCCTACATCGTAGAAACACGAATTGAGGCTGGGGAGTCTCTGGTGTCCTGTTCCCAAGCTGGGCATTGCTGGCTACGTAGTGGTCAAATGGGAACGCCAGAAGGAACAGAGGAAAATTCCTCTGCCCCATTTCCTAGCATCGGAGAAAGTTGGGGATATCCGATGTCAGTACCAACAAATTGGATTGCCCAAACTGATGTATTGCTTTACCAGCTGCCTCAAGAGCATTGGCAAGCGGCTTGCGCGATCGCACCAGTTTTGGATAACTCCACCGAGTCACCGGATCAGGAGAACAGGCAAACTGCTAAAAATGGTGACGGTAAATCTCCATCCCATCAACGCCTAGTTAACAAGACCCATACTCCGTCACCACATCCAAACCAGACTAGAGCACGACCGACTCGGCGAGTTTTAGAACCTCCTAAGCAACAAACGCCAAAAGAACCGAGTCAGTCAGAAAGCTTTGATTTTCCCAAACCAGCAAAGCAAGGTTGGAGATTCCTAAGGTTTTGGCAGCGCTATCCTTTTATTGAGCAGCAATCTTCCTCCGATTGTGGTGCTGCCTGCTTAGCCATGATTGGGCAGTATTGGGGCAAAAGGTTTGCTCTCAACTCCCTGCGGGAACTGGCGGGAGTGGGTCGTTCTGGTTCATCCCTCAAAGGTTTAGCTAAAGCAGCGGAAAGTTTAGGGTTTCAAGCTAGTCCAGTCAGGGCTTCTTTAGGTCGCTTAGCGGATCGGAGTAATCCTTGGATTGCTCACTGGCAAGGAGATCACTATATTGTTGTCTACCAGGTAAAGGGTAATAAGGTACTCGTTGCTGATCCAGCAGTGGGGAAGCGATCGCTTCCTCGCAAAGACTTTCTCCAAGGTTGGACTGGGTATGCCATGCTCTTGGATCCAACTCCCCAACTAGCAGTGATTCCCAGCGACAAACGTTCTCTAGGGCCGTTTTGGGGGTTGCTATGGCCCCATCGCTCAGTTCTGCTGCAAATTATCCTGGCTACCCTCATCCTTCAGGTTTTTGGTCTGATTACTCCCCTATTTACCCAGATCATTCTTGACCGGGTGATTATCAACAGAAGCCTTGTCACTCTCAATGTCTTCTCCATTGGTCTAATCATCTTTGGCCTTTGGACAATTGGGGTTAGTCTAACCAGACGCTACTTGCTCGACTATTTTTCTAATCGGCTTAGTCTCACCTTCATCAGTGGGTTCATAAACCATACCCTGACCTTACCCCTGAAGTTTTTTGAATCCCGCCAGGTGGGGGATATCCTGACCCGAATTCAGGAAACTGGAAAAATTCAGGGTTTTATAACTCAGCAAGCTATTGCTACTTGGCTAGATGTGGTGATGGTGTTTGTCTATATTGGACTGATGCTCTACTACAATTGGCGCTTAACCTTGCTGGTGCTGGCAACGATTTTACCCATCGCCATCTTGACTGTGATTGCCAGTCCCTTTCTACGCCAGGTGTCCAGGGAAATTTTTAAAGAAGCAGCTCAACAAAATTCTATGTTAGTGGAAATGATGTCAGGGGTTGCTACTGTAAAAACGGCGGCTTCAGAACAAGAAGTGCGCTGGCGCTGGGAAGATCGCCTCACCAATCAGTTGAATGTACAATTTAAAGGTAGAAACCTAGCGAACGGGTTGGGGTCAATTAGTTCTCTAATTAATACTCTCAGCAGCACCGCTTTACTTTGGTTTGGCGCTAGCTTAGTAATTAGTGAGCAGCTTACTATCGGTCAGTATGTCGCGTTTAATATGCTCATTGGCCGAGTGACTGGTCCAATTTTGGCTCTAGTGAATCTTTGGGATGAGTTTCAAGAAATCTTGGTGTCTGTAGAACGGCTGAATGATGTCTTATCTGCTAAGCCAGAGGAGAATCCTCAAGAACCGATGCTGGTTCTACCTGAGATTAAGGGTGATGTAATATTGGAAGATGTTACCTTCCGATACTCGGAGGATGAGGATCGCAATATCCTACAGAATATTTCCCTAGATATTAGGGCTGGAGAAACCATTGCTCTAGTGGGGCGCAGTGGCTCGGGCAAGAGTACCTTGGTGAAGCTACTCCAAGGTCTCTATCATCCGACTAATGGTCGTATTTTGATAGATGGACACGATATCCGCCATATTTCCCCCCAATCCTTGCGTTCTCAAATGGGTGTGGTACCCCAAGAATGTTTCTTGTTCTCGGGGACAATTGTCGAAAATATCACTCTCTACCGACCAGATTTCAGCCTCGATCAAGCCGTAGAGGTAGCCAAACTAGCAGAAGCCCATGCCTTTATTCAAGGTATGACTTTGGGATATAATACAAAAGTAGGAGAGCGAGGCTCTACCCTTTCTGGTGGACAACGACAAAGGATTGCCATAGCCCGAGCCCTATTGGGCAACCCCAAGATTCTGATTCTGGATGAAGCGACTAGCTCTCTAGATACAGAATCCGAGCGCCGCTTTCAACAAAACTTAGCTCGCATTAGTCGCGATCGCACTACCTTCATCATCGCCCACCGCCTCTCTACAGTGCGCAATGCTGACTGCATCCTTGTCCTAGACCGAGGTGTTCTGGTCGAGAAAGGCAACCATGAGGAACTCATGGATCGTCAAGGTCTTTACTATCATCTAGCGCAGCAGCAGCTAGATCTTTAA
- a CDS encoding RNA-guided endonuclease TnpB family protein gives MIQRAYRYRFYPTTEQETLLRRTLGCTRLVYNMALAARTQAWYENQERVGYAQTSSMLTSWKKQEELSFLNEVSCVPLQQGLRNLKKAFANFWAGRAKYPNFKKKHNGGSAEFTKSAFRWKNGQVFLAKCSEHLPIRWSRQIPENCTPSTITVKLDARGRWYVSILVDDHTIKPLPKTDKSIGLDVGINSLIATSDGEKITNPKHFKGLHKKLRRVQKVLSRKKKGSKNRQKARLKVAKVHGHITDTRKDFLHKLTTQLVRENQTIVVEDLAIKNMVKNHKLALAISDASWGELTRQLDYKCQWYGRDLIKIDRWFPSSKRCGNCGHIVDKMPLDIREWKCPECGIIHDRDINASQNILAAGLAVSVCGANIRPDNHKVEGQLRKSRSRSVGFAETGRKQKPKS, from the coding sequence ATGATTCAACGTGCCTATCGCTATCGCTTTTACCCAACGACCGAGCAAGAAACTCTCTTGCGACGGACACTGGGTTGTACTCGGTTGGTTTACAACATGGCTTTAGCTGCTAGGACTCAAGCTTGGTATGAGAATCAAGAACGAGTTGGGTATGCACAAACATCCTCAATGCTAACAAGTTGGAAAAAGCAAGAAGAGCTTAGTTTCCTTAATGAGGTTAGCTGTGTACCGCTTCAACAAGGCTTGAGGAACCTTAAAAAAGCATTTGCGAATTTCTGGGCAGGACGTGCTAAATATCCCAATTTCAAAAAGAAACATAATGGCGGTAGTGCTGAATTTACTAAGTCGGCTTTCCGTTGGAAGAATGGGCAAGTATTTTTAGCTAAATGCTCTGAGCACTTGCCAATCCGATGGAGTAGACAAATACCTGAAAATTGCACTCCTTCTACTATTACTGTCAAGTTGGATGCTAGAGGACGTTGGTATGTATCTATTCTGGTAGATGACCATACTATTAAGCCTTTGCCAAAAACTGATAAGTCTATCGGTTTGGATGTGGGAATAAATAGCTTGATCGCTACTAGTGACGGAGAAAAGATTACTAATCCCAAGCACTTTAAGGGGTTACACAAGAAATTAAGACGTGTTCAAAAAGTCCTGTCTCGCAAGAAGAAAGGTTCTAAAAACCGACAAAAAGCTAGACTAAAAGTAGCTAAAGTACATGGACACATAACTGATACCCGTAAAGACTTTTTGCATAAGCTGACTACTCAACTGGTACGCGAAAACCAAACGATTGTCGTTGAGGATTTAGCTATAAAAAACATGGTTAAGAACCATAAACTTGCCCTTGCTATTAGCGACGCTAGTTGGGGGGAATTAACTAGACAACTGGATTACAAATGCCAGTGGTATGGTCGAGACTTAATTAAGATTGACCGATGGTTTCCTAGTTCTAAAAGATGTGGGAACTGTGGGCATATCGTTGATAAAATGCCGTTGGATATTAGGGAGTGGAAGTGTCCTGAATGTGGGATTATCCATGACCGTGATATCAACGCGAGTCAGAATATTTTGGCGGCAGGACTTGCCGTGTCAGTCTGTGGAGCGAACATAAGACCTGACAACCATAAGGTTGAAGGGCAGTTGCGAAAATCCCGTTCGCGTAGTGTCGGCTTTGCCGAAACGGGAAGGAAACAGAAACCTAAATCGTGA
- a CDS encoding nitrate reductase associated protein, whose amino-acid sequence MTNFFQFEADFVDSLRCIPMQVRMKLDTCGIKLKLSHWHQFNQQERQQLVEIPCTTTESIQKYGDYVQHLVINYTGKPASNLPVDPQAPWMNSQLIPATVAEKAMEFGVVVTTQQWAALTPIQRFALIKLTRPSHENKNFLPALKEFQLVVVDS is encoded by the coding sequence ATGACTAATTTTTTCCAATTTGAAGCCGATTTTGTGGATTCCTTACGCTGTATTCCTATGCAAGTCCGGATGAAATTAGACACTTGCGGCATCAAACTTAAACTGAGCCACTGGCATCAGTTTAATCAACAGGAGCGTCAGCAACTGGTAGAGATACCCTGCACTACGACCGAGTCAATCCAAAAGTATGGAGACTATGTTCAACACCTAGTTATAAACTATACAGGAAAACCGGCTTCTAATTTACCTGTTGATCCCCAAGCTCCCTGGATGAATTCTCAGCTCATTCCAGCTACCGTGGCGGAAAAAGCTATGGAATTTGGAGTCGTAGTAACTACTCAACAGTGGGCAGCACTAACTCCTATCCAACGTTTTGCCCTGATTAAACTGACGCGCCCTAGTCATGAAAACAAAAACTTTTTACCAGCACTCAAGGAATTCCAATTAGTTGTTGTTGACAGTTAA
- a CDS encoding HetP family heterocyst commitment protein, whose product MAKKLLSITSRPSTSRTSQPTSTSTSSEQVMTNEQLNQVVEAIIAGKYSWACVLVLRFSGYNPLHYIPYRTYNRLIKENSQAGKHPVGKTPVSQSKVVSKV is encoded by the coding sequence ATGGCAAAAAAATTGCTTTCAATAACTAGTAGACCATCAACTAGTAGAACATCTCAACCAACGTCAACCTCTACGAGCTCTGAACAAGTCATGACTAATGAGCAGCTTAACCAGGTCGTAGAAGCTATCATCGCAGGCAAGTATTCTTGGGCTTGTGTGTTAGTTCTGCGTTTTTCTGGCTACAACCCCCTCCATTACATCCCTTACCGAACCTACAATCGGTTAATCAAAGAAAATAGTCAAGCTGGTAAGCATCCAGTTGGCAAAACCCCTGTATCACAATCAAAGGTTGTTAGTAAGGTCTAG
- a CDS encoding phosphate-starvation-inducible PsiE family protein: protein MRRLRQLFQKLRNAGKDENFLYGLNLFEGFVSKVLSLVMVVVILVALSSLVISLVKEITNPEAIVLSKTLFKIFGLFLNILIALEILENITAYLRKHVIQLELVVVTSLIAVARKIIILDLKTTSGSQVIGLAIAIISLSISYWIIRSTSIRKHY, encoded by the coding sequence ATGAGGCGGTTAAGACAACTCTTCCAAAAACTTAGAAATGCAGGCAAAGATGAGAATTTTTTATACGGGCTAAATCTGTTCGAGGGTTTTGTTTCCAAAGTTCTCTCTTTGGTGATGGTGGTGGTAATATTGGTGGCACTTAGTAGCCTAGTTATTTCACTAGTTAAAGAAATAACCAATCCAGAAGCAATAGTTTTGAGCAAAACACTTTTCAAAATATTTGGACTGTTTCTAAATATTCTCATTGCACTAGAAATTTTAGAGAATATAACCGCTTATCTGCGAAAACATGTTATTCAACTTGAGTTAGTTGTTGTTACGTCTTTAATTGCAGTTGCCCGTAAAATCATTATTCTTGACCTTAAAACAACTTCTGGAAGCCAGGTAATTGGATTAGCAATTGCCATTATATCTCTATCAATTAGTTACTGGATTATACGGAGTACTAGCATAAGAAAACATTATTAA
- a CDS encoding CBS domain-containing protein, with protein MQLNDRLICAPALEEAIDHQPLIVAPDTLLIDIIALMSKEGGKSCSLPNLYSPSDQLSIREPRSSCVLVMHSDQLLGIFTERDIVRLTANGINFEEVTVAEFMAQPVITFPQTACRDIFAALFLFRRYRIRHLPIVDDHGQLVGVVSPERIRQVLRPANLLKLRRVSEVMTPQVVNALPTVSVLSLARLMNKHRVSCVVITSDHGEDSCMPVGIVTERDIVQFQSLKLNLSKVQAQDVMSTPLFLLSPEDSLWTAHQEMQKRRVRRLVVSWNWGQGIGIVTQTTLLRVFDPMEMYGIVETLQQTVEQLDPAKESVNKSHKAITPGEQSGEVPENAIALSGDMFNHKSEPPNRDQNRDENRELTVILSQPIEAQGLNHSQQCEAFKYPKSNLGTSQDYQLCILLNTIQAILENLLNQSNLSSELRQSQLNSALDNVDQMREIIQKAQNQSCRDQVVVDQLGTSSS; from the coding sequence ATGCAACTCAACGATCGACTTATCTGCGCCCCAGCCCTAGAAGAAGCAATTGACCATCAGCCTTTGATCGTTGCTCCTGATACTCTCCTAATAGACATAATTGCTTTGATGAGTAAGGAGGGAGGCAAAAGTTGTTCATTGCCCAATTTATACTCACCATCAGACCAGCTCAGCATTCGTGAGCCACGGTCTAGCTGCGTTTTGGTAATGCACTCAGACCAGTTGCTGGGAATCTTTACTGAGCGGGATATTGTCCGGCTAACAGCTAATGGAATTAACTTTGAAGAGGTAACAGTAGCTGAATTCATGGCACAGCCTGTGATTACGTTTCCTCAAACTGCTTGTCGGGATATCTTTGCCGCCTTATTCCTATTTCGTCGGTATCGGATTCGCCACTTACCAATTGTGGATGATCACGGTCAGCTCGTGGGTGTTGTTTCACCAGAGCGAATTCGCCAGGTATTGCGACCAGCCAATCTGCTGAAGTTACGGCGGGTATCAGAAGTGATGACCCCTCAGGTGGTTAATGCCCTTCCAACTGTCTCAGTATTGAGTTTAGCCCGACTCATGAATAAGCACCGAGTTAGTTGTGTGGTCATTACCTCCGACCATGGAGAGGATAGCTGTATGCCAGTGGGGATTGTCACAGAGCGGGATATTGTCCAATTTCAGTCTCTCAAGCTGAATTTGTCTAAAGTCCAGGCTCAGGATGTCATGAGTACACCTCTATTTCTGCTGAGTCCTGAAGATTCTCTATGGACAGCTCATCAGGAAATGCAAAAGCGTCGTGTGCGGCGATTGGTGGTGTCTTGGAATTGGGGTCAAGGAATCGGTATTGTCACCCAAACCACCCTGCTGCGAGTGTTTGACCCAATGGAAATGTATGGCATTGTGGAGACATTGCAGCAAACCGTTGAGCAATTAGACCCAGCCAAAGAATCCGTTAACAAATCCCACAAAGCCATTACCCCTGGTGAGCAGTCTGGGGAGGTGCCAGAAAATGCGATCGCTTTATCAGGAGATATGTTTAATCATAAATCAGAGCCACCCAACAGAGACCAAAACAGAGACGAAAACAGAGAACTAACAGTGATTTTGTCACAACCGATAGAGGCTCAAGGATTAAATCATTCCCAACAGTGTGAGGCTTTCAAATATCCCAAAAGTAACTTGGGTACCAGTCAAGATTATCAACTGTGTATCCTGCTCAACACTATTCAAGCTATTCTAGAGAACCTACTTAACCAATCTAACCTATCCTCAGAATTACGTCAAAGCCAGCTTAATTCAGCCTTAGATAATGTTGATCAAATGCGAGAGATAATACAGAAAGCCCAAAACCAGTCTTGTCGGGATCAGGTCGTGGTAGATCAGCTAGGTACTTCTAGCAGTTAA